From the Kitasatospora atroaurantiaca genome, the window CATGATCACGGAGACCGCCGGCAGCTCCTCAGCAGCCTTGGTGTTCATCGGGGCCAACCGTACCGGCGGCCGCCGCCCGTTGTCAGGTTCGGGTCCCGGCGGCAGCCGCTGAGCGTCCCCGCCGCAGCCGCTGCGGGTGCCTGCCGCAAGCGCTGCGGGCCGGTGCCGCAGCCCTGGAGGAACGATTCGGCGACCCGGCGCCCACCACGGCGCGCCCTCGCCCGGCCGCCCTGTGGCGCGCTTACCATCCGAGAGATGCCCTCCTCCGCCAAGCGCCCAGTCGCTCCAGGACCTCGCCGCCGCTGGGGTCTGTGGCTGGCCGGCGCCGTCTCGCTGTCGATCCTTGCCACCTCGTGCGGCGGCTGGGTGGTGCTCAACGGCGTCGGCGACTCGATCGACCGGGTCGACGCCTTCGGCGACGGGCGCGACCGCCCGGCCGACGACGGGGTGACCACCTTCCTGGTGGTCGGGACGGACGACCGCGAGGGCATCCCGGAGGACACCCTCAAGAACGTGCTGCACGCGGGCGGCGAGTCCTGCCACTGCACCGACACCATGATGATCATCCAGCTCGCCAAGGACGGCGGCCGGGCGAGCGTGGTCAGCATCCCGCGCGACTCCTATGTGACCATCCCGGCCCACCAGGACCCGGCCACCCGCAGGCAGGTCCCGGCCGCCAAGGGCAAGATCAACGCGGCCTACGGGATGGGCGGCGCCCCGCTGACCGTCCGCACCGTGGAGCAGAACACCGGCCTGCGGATCGACCACTACCTCCAGGTCAACTTCCTCAGCTTCGTCTCCACCGTGGACGCCCTGGGCGGCGTCGAGGTCTGCACCAGCAGGCCGCTCAAGGACGACTACTCGGGCCTCGATCTGCCGGCCGGCACCACCAAGCTCGACGGCGCCGGTGCGCTCAGGTACGTCCGGGCCCGGCATGTGGACGCCAGCTCGGACCTCGGCCGGATGCACCGCCAGCAGAAGTTCCTCGCCCAGCTGCTGCACCAGGCGACCGGCAGCGGCACCCTGCTCAACCCCGCCAGGCTCAGCAAGGTCCTCGACAGCGTGCTGAAGTCGGTCAAGGCCGACAAGGAGCTGTCCACCGACGACCTGGTCACGCTGGCCACCCGGATGAAGGACCTCTCGGCAGCCAACGCCGACTTCGCCACCGTCCCCATCTCCGACGTCGACTACCAGGTCAGCGGATGGGGCTCCACCGTGCGCTGGGACGAGCGCGGCGCCAAGGCGCTCTTCGACGCCGTACGGGC encodes:
- a CDS encoding LCP family protein; protein product: MPSSAKRPVAPGPRRRWGLWLAGAVSLSILATSCGGWVVLNGVGDSIDRVDAFGDGRDRPADDGVTTFLVVGTDDREGIPEDTLKNVLHAGGESCHCTDTMMIIQLAKDGGRASVVSIPRDSYVTIPAHQDPATRRQVPAAKGKINAAYGMGGAPLTVRTVEQNTGLRIDHYLQVNFLSFVSTVDALGGVEVCTSRPLKDDYSGLDLPAGTTKLDGAGALRYVRARHVDASSDLGRMHRQQKFLAQLLHQATGSGTLLNPARLSKVLDSVLKSVKADKELSTDDLVTLATRMKDLSAANADFATVPISDVDYQVSGWGSTVRWDERGAKALFDAVRAGRPLTGHPPGTAGPAGASASASGSAAPTGSVPPGQIHVQVLNGAGTVGLGARVDGDLRKAGFATTGTPSNAGGSSTARTVIRYDPRWDESVKTLAAALPGAEVVQLPGLGATMQVIAGSDYLGVTAVQATSPAPSATAPTAPSASASVSATPAPAVTAATGEEISCP